A portion of the Halorussus salilacus genome contains these proteins:
- a CDS encoding Gfo/Idh/MocA family oxidoreductase, with the protein MFSTHSQAQSSVAKDQRVLLIGYGAAGRMHHNCYPDGVEVGAVVEKESKKTPEGIPMYEEIEAASDANFDVIDIAVPTDLHHIVFEKVSQTFPSKPIIVEKPICIPNVIEQIERLVEAHSHNVYVNESYRSSKIVEKIIELCDIYDVSSPDISISFCKNRYIDNLSGRYVDRYWGVWGYEGPHIIAILSQLTGIDPLQWEVENSMESSFQISAMDRPTQGFAQANLSSGEIDAHLYTSTNGLLSDGSFINPTSEDRLRVAEITDDEVTITGEFEPIPGMERPKGRVTVESAGERREWVIYDDSLSRHLHRIIADKETMGGRQEISVEKGLDVLRLLRSIRE; encoded by the coding sequence ATGTTTTCTACTCATTCGCAGGCCCAATCAAGTGTCGCAAAGGACCAACGAGTACTCCTCATCGGGTACGGAGCTGCTGGACGGATGCACCATAATTGTTATCCCGACGGAGTCGAGGTGGGAGCGGTGGTTGAGAAAGAGTCAAAAAAAACTCCAGAAGGGATACCTATGTACGAAGAGATCGAAGCCGCATCCGACGCTAATTTCGATGTTATCGATATTGCCGTCCCTACCGATCTCCACCACATAGTTTTTGAGAAAGTTAGCCAGACATTTCCATCGAAGCCCATTATAGTCGAGAAACCTATCTGTATTCCCAATGTCATAGAACAGATCGAGAGACTAGTGGAGGCCCACTCACACAACGTCTACGTGAATGAAAGTTATCGGTCATCGAAAATCGTAGAAAAGATTATCGAACTTTGTGACATATACGATGTTTCGTCTCCGGACATCTCCATATCGTTTTGCAAAAACAGATACATCGACAATCTATCGGGCCGATATGTCGATCGATATTGGGGAGTTTGGGGGTACGAAGGCCCCCACATCATAGCGATACTATCCCAGCTCACAGGTATTGATCCATTACAATGGGAGGTCGAGAACTCTATGGAATCATCGTTTCAGATTTCGGCTATGGACAGACCGACGCAAGGGTTTGCACAGGCGAACCTATCCTCGGGTGAGATTGACGCACATCTCTACACATCCACGAACGGATTGCTCTCGGACGGTTCATTCATCAACCCCACATCGGAGGATCGGCTTCGCGTAGCGGAGATTACCGACGACGAGGTTACAATAACCGGTGAGTTTGAACCGATACCTGGAATGGAACGGCCCAAAGGAAGAGTCACGGTCGAATCGGCAGGCGAGCGTCGAGAATGGGTCATTTATGACGACAGCCTCAGTCGTCATCTGCATCGCATTATCGCAGACAAGGAGACGATGGGAGGGCGCCAAGAAATATCGGTCGAAAAGGGTCTCGATGTCCTCCGGTTATTGCGCAGTATCCGGGAGTAG
- a CDS encoding DHHA2 domain-containing protein produces MNPRILVTGYESPDLDAVACLLAYSELLQYEGKDAVGATFGTPHREAQFVLDRLDLTVPATEELSDYDEVRLVDASDRRGISNEIDPDAVTEVIDHREAHNPEAFPNATLQVELVGAAATLVAERYREAGAPLTDKLANVLYAAIVSNTLDLRANVTTDRDEAVVAWLQRSADVSQEITDQMFKHKSRVGDESLRSIFDSDFASISVSGTDIGIVQLEILAVDDFVDSHQVEIVETLNSMCNARGLDHILLIGVDLKGRFDVLVTDSSLLQRSLTEALDTSFSGDVAVTNEPILRKELIPRLSREMATPE; encoded by the coding sequence ATGAACCCTCGGATTCTGGTCACCGGGTACGAAAGCCCTGACTTGGACGCCGTGGCGTGTCTGCTTGCCTACTCGGAACTCCTACAGTACGAAGGGAAGGATGCCGTCGGTGCGACGTTCGGCACGCCACATCGGGAAGCGCAATTCGTGCTCGATAGGCTAGATTTGACCGTTCCAGCTACGGAAGAGCTGTCGGATTACGACGAAGTACGTCTGGTCGACGCATCCGACCGTCGAGGGATCTCGAACGAGATAGATCCGGACGCCGTCACGGAGGTCATCGACCACAGAGAAGCCCACAACCCAGAGGCATTTCCGAATGCCACGCTGCAAGTCGAACTCGTCGGTGCAGCGGCCACGCTTGTCGCCGAGCGGTACCGGGAAGCGGGGGCTCCACTGACCGATAAGCTCGCCAATGTGTTGTACGCTGCGATCGTCTCCAATACACTCGATCTTCGCGCGAACGTGACGACTGACAGAGACGAAGCGGTGGTGGCGTGGTTGCAACGGTCGGCCGACGTCTCGCAGGAGATTACGGATCAGATGTTCAAGCATAAGTCGAGAGTCGGCGACGAGTCGCTCCGGTCCATTTTCGATAGTGACTTCGCTAGCATATCTGTATCGGGAACCGATATCGGGATCGTCCAACTCGAGATTCTCGCGGTGGACGATTTTGTCGACAGTCACCAAGTGGAGATAGTCGAAACCCTCAATTCGATGTGCAATGCGCGGGGTCTCGACCACATCCTCCTGATTGGTGTCGACCTGAAGGGTCGATTCGACGTGTTGGTCACCGATAGCAGCCTATTACAACGCTCGCTGACTGAAGCACTTGACACGTCGTTTAGTGGCGATGTGGCCGTCACGAACGAACCGATCCTCAGGAAGGAACTAATCCCTAGACTGAGTCGAGAGATGGCGACACCAGAGTAG
- a CDS encoding glycosyltransferase, whose product MSENLIIVGTPSFNEEDNISHVTQTADEGLETYFPESEAVIVNLDQSEDDTREHFLATETTFPKEYVRPGPEIGKGRSLISLLEYADERAEDFDNVCILTIDADITSVQPAWIEKLATPVLETDVNFVTANYERNRYEGNTTNHFCYPLVSAIYDCDLRQPIAGDFSMDYEACKTFLSAPKTPAVYRYGIDYFFSLTALENDLNVKESSLGKKIHKPSFGKMVPMFREIAATTFFLLSRGDHTGTTRSIEGINNSSAIADYVDKPSQEAVEERLDTAVGLLTELSGEDATDCEPISTGFVKNKIQQQCLTREMWCDILGQFLRYIDGRSVSTEEANRLAEVITPFYLLRVLTYFENIEGKSKAEVEIELEEQKTRLKEAID is encoded by the coding sequence ATGAGTGAGAATTTAATCATCGTTGGGACCCCCTCGTTCAATGAAGAAGACAACATCTCCCACGTTACACAGACCGCCGACGAGGGGCTCGAGACGTACTTCCCGGAGTCGGAAGCCGTCATCGTTAACCTCGATCAGAGCGAGGATGACACTCGAGAACACTTTTTGGCCACGGAGACGACCTTCCCGAAGGAGTATGTTCGCCCCGGTCCCGAGATCGGGAAAGGCCGGAGCCTCATCTCGCTGCTCGAGTACGCCGACGAGAGAGCCGAGGACTTCGACAACGTGTGCATACTGACCATCGATGCCGACATAACGTCAGTGCAGCCAGCGTGGATAGAGAAGTTGGCCACGCCCGTCCTTGAGACGGACGTGAATTTCGTGACAGCCAACTACGAGCGCAACAGGTACGAAGGTAATACTACCAACCACTTCTGCTATCCACTCGTCTCTGCGATCTATGACTGCGATCTAAGACAGCCCATCGCAGGTGACTTCTCTATGGATTACGAAGCCTGCAAGACATTCCTGTCGGCCCCAAAGACGCCGGCAGTATACAGATACGGCATCGACTATTTCTTCTCTCTCACTGCCCTTGAGAACGATCTGAACGTGAAAGAATCCTCGCTCGGAAAGAAGATCCACAAACCCAGTTTTGGGAAGATGGTCCCTATGTTTAGAGAGATAGCCGCCACCACGTTCTTCCTTCTCAGCAGAGGAGACCATACTGGTACCACCCGGAGTATCGAAGGTATAAACAATTCGAGCGCGATAGCTGATTACGTCGATAAGCCCTCACAAGAAGCGGTGGAGGAGCGGCTGGACACCGCCGTTGGCCTCCTGACAGAATTGTCGGGGGAAGACGCGACCGACTGCGAGCCCATATCTACGGGGTTTGTCAAGAACAAGATTCAACAGCAGTGCCTAACCCGCGAAATGTGGTGCGACATTCTGGGACAGTTCCTCAGGTACATCGATGGCCGTAGTGTCTCCACAGAAGAGGCGAACAGGTTGGCTGAGGTCATCACGCCGTTCTATCTGCTACGGGTCTTGACGTACTTCGAGAACATCGAAGGGAAAAGCAAAGCAGAGGTCGAGATTGAACTCGAAGAACAGAAGACTCGTTTAAAAGAGGCGATCGACTGA
- a CDS encoding adenylate kinase family protein produces the protein MKGLIFGPLGAGKGVQCRKLEKQEGVRHVETGTILRENREMETPYGTPADYIEAGDYVPDEVINEVVEQILRDESRFILDGYPRTMSQVSYLSSITDLSVMVYMHVSDETTLNRLKNRQICSSCNESYHEEYKPPAQTGQCDSCAAPLVERSDDDEEIIRHRIEVYKEKTVPVIEHYSDQLDVISIDAERPHDVVWKELSSAIRPYL, from the coding sequence ATGAAGGGTCTGATTTTCGGGCCGTTGGGTGCTGGGAAAGGAGTCCAGTGCAGAAAGCTCGAGAAGCAAGAAGGGGTGAGACACGTCGAAACCGGGACCATTCTTCGAGAGAACAGAGAGATGGAGACACCCTATGGAACTCCGGCAGACTACATCGAAGCTGGCGACTACGTCCCCGATGAAGTGATCAACGAAGTCGTCGAACAGATTCTCCGAGACGAGAGCAGATTCATCCTCGACGGCTACCCACGGACGATGAGCCAAGTATCATATCTTTCCTCGATAACCGACCTATCGGTGATGGTCTACATGCACGTGAGCGACGAAACGACGTTAAATCGACTCAAGAATCGACAGATCTGCAGTTCTTGTAATGAATCCTACCACGAGGAGTACAAACCCCCGGCGCAAACTGGACAGTGTGATTCCTGCGCGGCACCTCTTGTCGAACGTAGCGACGACGACGAAGAAATAATCCGGCATCGAATCGAGGTGTATAAAGAGAAGACGGTCCCGGTGATCGAACACTATTCCGACCAACTGGACGTCATCTCTATCGATGCCGAACGGCCGCACGATGTCGTCTGGAAAGAACTCTCTTCGGCCATTCGTCCCTATCTGTAG
- a CDS encoding MATE family efflux transporter: MQNFVRIAQQLSNLFWLGRLNEEAVAAAGLAGPVIGFMITLIVLGPFVGTETLVSQRVGNEDYSGAESALFTGIVALLLLGAIISLITYFGASSLIGFLSSFQHTPSADNVPSLSVAYLKITAFGFTFAAISDGLEAGFIGWGDSKSSLYSNIASVVVDILLAPVFIFGIGPVPSLGIAGAALSTVAGYLGGLILALIIMYGGWSEAKLTRTNIEWKIEEYKELLEVGLPITGQAVASQSVSIFLTFLTFTVGGVAGIAAYSVGTRVSSLTLLPAKGFKQATQSVVGQNLGANQPKRANKSVILSGGIIFSVLFVLGLIQWLIPTSVVDLLVPSLNNESRELAASFVRILSYSYPAVGVLYIIRAGFDAARKTRVTFWSSVLENYGIQLPITGIGLVFGFGVLSIFWAESLSRIIVASAIVLYYYYHSKNGVMVKSAKHVNVSSSDD, translated from the coding sequence ATGCAGAATTTTGTGCGGATTGCTCAACAACTGTCCAATTTATTTTGGCTAGGAAGGTTAAATGAAGAAGCTGTTGCCGCTGCAGGGCTAGCTGGTCCGGTAATTGGATTCATGATCACTCTTATCGTGCTTGGACCTTTTGTCGGTACCGAAACCCTAGTTTCACAACGTGTCGGTAATGAAGATTATAGTGGCGCAGAATCAGCTTTGTTCACAGGAATTGTAGCGTTACTCCTTCTTGGGGCAATAATTAGCTTAATCACATATTTTGGGGCAAGCAGCCTTATTGGTTTTTTAAGCTCTTTCCAACATACTCCATCAGCAGATAATGTACCTTCATTATCTGTAGCGTATCTGAAAATAACAGCTTTTGGATTCACATTTGCTGCTATCAGTGATGGGTTGGAGGCTGGCTTCATTGGGTGGGGTGATTCAAAATCGTCTCTTTATTCAAATATTGCATCAGTTGTTGTTGATATCTTACTAGCCCCAGTGTTCATATTTGGAATAGGTCCTGTTCCTTCACTTGGGATTGCAGGAGCAGCACTATCAACTGTAGCTGGGTACTTAGGGGGGTTAATTCTAGCGTTAATAATCATGTATGGTGGGTGGAGTGAAGCAAAATTGACTCGCACCAATATTGAATGGAAGATCGAGGAGTACAAAGAGCTGTTGGAGGTTGGGCTTCCCATTACTGGACAAGCAGTTGCAAGTCAATCAGTTAGCATATTTCTCACATTCCTTACCTTTACAGTAGGCGGAGTTGCAGGTATTGCAGCGTACTCGGTTGGAACACGTGTGAGCAGTCTCACCCTGCTTCCTGCAAAAGGATTCAAACAAGCTACTCAAAGTGTTGTTGGGCAAAATCTGGGGGCAAATCAACCTAAGCGCGCCAATAAATCGGTTATTCTTAGTGGCGGAATTATTTTCTCCGTGCTATTTGTATTAGGTCTTATCCAATGGCTAATCCCTACATCCGTAGTCGACCTTTTAGTGCCTTCGTTAAACAATGAGTCTCGGGAGTTAGCTGCATCATTTGTGAGAATTCTATCATATAGTTATCCTGCTGTAGGCGTGCTTTATATTATTCGTGCTGGATTTGACGCCGCTCGAAAAACTCGTGTCACTTTCTGGAGTTCCGTATTAGAGAACTATGGAATCCAGCTACCAATTACCGGGATTGGGTTAGTGTTCGGGTTTGGTGTTCTCTCAATCTTTTGGGCTGAATCACTCTCACGGATTATCGTCGCTAGTGCTATTGTACTCTATTATTACTACCACTCTAAAAATGGAGTAATGGTTAAATCAGCGAAACATGTTAATGTATCCTCTTCTGATGATTAA
- the aroE gene encoding shikimate dehydrogenase: protein MIDNKVVTALLGDPVEHSVSPTLYGTFAEAIGIDDYQHLKVRVQSDVDGDLEKAIEGLRAFGLVGCNITLPFKQDTLELVDELDETVDKIGAVNTIQNEDHRLVGYNTDGVGALKSIEERSRKITSNDKVVILGAGGAARAVSSEVYERTTDLVLVNRTLERAERLVNDLESWGGNGAEPLELDDENLRAELVNADFVLNCTSVGMHPDTDATVVPPRVLDHVDEQRGGLDNMIFWDAIFNPLQTMFLEEAEKRNATTIDGLGMMIYQGTEAFELWTGETVPEEAIVEARDRMEEELLS, encoded by the coding sequence ATGATTGATAACAAGGTCGTCACCGCCCTTCTGGGAGACCCTGTCGAGCACAGCGTGTCACCAACGTTGTACGGTACCTTCGCCGAAGCCATTGGTATCGACGACTATCAACATCTCAAGGTACGGGTTCAGAGCGATGTAGACGGTGATCTCGAAAAGGCGATTGAGGGATTGCGAGCCTTCGGTCTCGTCGGATGTAACATCACGCTCCCCTTTAAGCAGGACACCTTGGAACTAGTGGACGAATTGGATGAAACCGTCGATAAGATCGGGGCGGTAAACACGATCCAGAACGAGGATCATCGGCTCGTCGGTTACAACACTGACGGTGTCGGGGCGTTGAAGTCAATCGAGGAACGCTCCAGAAAGATCACTTCGAACGACAAGGTGGTCATCTTAGGCGCGGGTGGTGCAGCCCGCGCGGTTAGCTCGGAGGTGTACGAACGGACCACGGACCTAGTTCTCGTCAACCGAACGCTGGAACGTGCAGAACGGTTGGTGAACGACCTCGAGTCGTGGGGGGGGAACGGTGCAGAACCCCTGGAGTTGGACGATGAGAACCTACGAGCGGAACTGGTAAACGCAGACTTCGTCCTCAATTGTACGTCCGTAGGCATGCATCCGGATACGGATGCTACCGTGGTCCCTCCGAGGGTATTAGATCACGTCGACGAGCAGAGAGGCGGACTTGACAATATGATCTTCTGGGATGCGATATTCAATCCACTGCAAACGATGTTCCTAGAGGAAGCTGAGAAGCGGAATGCGACGACAATCGATGGGTTGGGGATGATGATATATCAGGGTACGGAGGCTTTCGAACTCTGGACGGGCGAAACCGTCCCCGAGGAAGCTATCGTAGAGGCTCGAGACCGGATGGAGGAAGAACTACTCTCGTAG
- a CDS encoding methionine adenosyltransferase, which translates to MKLYSDLKTPDDWELEVVERKGIGHPDTLADGLAETVSNEYAAFCEENFDAVLHHNIDKLSLIGGLAEVDFGEGDEIVPSKVILNGRMSTRFGDEEIDIETLMRDSVKRYLNDILPNLDTSPKIEIHTNDYSHNPHWYRPRDLQDVPDAESPHANDTSTCVSYWPPTPVEEAVLGIEAFFYDDDLHPRFDYVGQDIKVMANRNGSSVDFTVAVPFITEETPDLKFYERHIEDFEERIAMYAEEIMNGKYDATVTINHSGQWEDEYYLLATGSCIESGEEGVVGRGNQAHGTISIHRPSSMEAPHGKNPVYHVGKVYQIISDHLSRTIAGTFDCRCTVNMTSKIGADLYDPGNLTVRTDTAIDEGKLEDVVYQTLRSKDWTAKIVDEGALMPLNRIREFKQRSNVSPN; encoded by the coding sequence ATGAAGCTCTATAGTGATTTAAAGACTCCTGACGATTGGGAACTTGAGGTCGTCGAGCGGAAGGGCATAGGGCATCCGGACACGCTCGCAGATGGATTGGCGGAGACTGTCTCTAATGAGTATGCAGCCTTCTGCGAGGAGAACTTCGATGCAGTACTTCACCACAACATCGACAAGCTCTCCTTGATCGGTGGACTCGCCGAGGTGGACTTCGGTGAAGGGGATGAGATCGTCCCATCAAAAGTGATACTGAATGGCCGAATGAGCACTCGATTCGGTGACGAAGAGATCGATATCGAGACCTTGATGCGAGACAGCGTCAAAAGGTATCTCAACGACATTCTTCCCAACTTGGACACTTCTCCAAAGATTGAGATACATACCAACGATTACTCCCACAATCCACACTGGTACAGACCCCGGGACCTCCAGGACGTTCCTGACGCTGAATCACCGCACGCCAACGACACGTCTACCTGTGTTAGCTATTGGCCGCCGACGCCAGTTGAAGAAGCAGTCCTCGGCATTGAAGCCTTCTTCTACGACGACGACTTGCATCCGCGCTTTGACTACGTCGGTCAGGATATCAAGGTGATGGCCAACCGGAACGGCAGTTCGGTTGATTTCACAGTCGCAGTTCCCTTCATCACAGAAGAGACACCAGACCTCAAGTTTTACGAACGGCATATTGAGGACTTCGAGGAACGGATCGCTATGTATGCCGAAGAGATTATGAACGGCAAGTATGATGCCACTGTGACGATTAATCACTCCGGCCAGTGGGAGGACGAGTACTACCTCCTTGCGACGGGGTCGTGCATTGAGAGCGGAGAGGAAGGCGTGGTTGGGCGCGGAAACCAGGCCCATGGAACGATCTCGATCCATCGGCCTTCCTCGATGGAAGCGCCCCACGGGAAGAATCCTGTCTACCACGTGGGCAAGGTGTACCAAATCATCAGCGATCACCTCTCAAGGACGATCGCTGGGACGTTCGACTGTCGGTGTACGGTAAACATGACGAGCAAGATCGGTGCGGACCTATATGATCCGGGCAACCTGACGGTCAGAACGGATACCGCGATCGACGAGGGCAAACTGGAGGACGTGGTGTACCAGACGTTGCGGAGTAAAGACTGGACCGCGAAGATCGTCGACGAGGGAGCACTCATGCCGCTGAATCGGATCCGGGAGTTTAAGCAACGAAGCAACGTATCGCCGAACTAG
- a CDS encoding amidohydrolase — MGEPESGRTLTQRSECEHDEDRLDVAIRGGTVYVGSRFVETDVGIRGNRIERVGRIESAREEIDASGCFVIPGLVNVHTHTPMTLLRGLADGFPVRRWFRKEIQPVEERMTAEDVYNGARLAIAEMLLSGTTAFGEMYFEEEAILRAVAESGIRARVGYGMSNEEKTREESEAQFGQAKRFVTHVRDAFTPRVTPMITPHATYTCDDWFLKRAAEVANTLDCPIHIHLSESKEDALDTIERHGIRPVEHLDRVGFWDANAYVAHAVHLDPSEIEILAEEDVGVAHCPGANMKLRSGFCPVSELREAGVSVSLATDGPASNNSLDMLEEMKLATLLSRCRLGTVDVESRTILDMATRVGADILDVEAGRIEPGFRADIAILDGEVSSLVPVNDPVSNIVYSANREAVRTVLVGGDILVSERELVPFDEDEVYDAARKSSQRIADGRELA, encoded by the coding sequence GTGGGAGAACCCGAGTCCGGAAGAACCCTTACCCAGAGGAGTGAGTGCGAACATGACGAAGATCGGCTGGACGTCGCAATTCGCGGAGGCACGGTATACGTCGGGTCACGGTTCGTCGAGACAGATGTCGGCATTCGAGGGAATCGAATCGAACGCGTCGGTCGGATCGAGAGTGCTCGGGAGGAAATCGACGCGTCCGGTTGTTTCGTCATTCCAGGACTAGTGAACGTACACACACACACACCGATGACCCTGCTTCGTGGTCTCGCAGACGGATTCCCGGTCCGGAGGTGGTTCAGGAAAGAGATTCAGCCGGTAGAGGAGCGAATGACGGCAGAGGACGTGTACAACGGCGCACGGCTAGCGATCGCAGAAATGCTACTGTCGGGGACTACCGCCTTCGGAGAGATGTATTTCGAAGAAGAGGCGATTCTCCGTGCAGTCGCCGAATCTGGGATTAGGGCGAGAGTCGGCTACGGGATGAGCAACGAGGAGAAAACGCGAGAGGAGTCGGAGGCGCAATTCGGCCAAGCCAAGCGGTTCGTCACGCACGTTCGGGATGCATTCACCCCACGCGTTACGCCGATGATAACACCTCACGCAACGTACACCTGTGACGACTGGTTCCTCAAGCGGGCCGCCGAGGTTGCGAATACTTTGGACTGCCCCATCCACATACACCTTAGCGAATCTAAAGAAGACGCTCTAGACACGATCGAACGACACGGTATTCGTCCAGTCGAACACCTCGACAGAGTCGGGTTCTGGGACGCGAACGCATACGTTGCACACGCGGTCCACTTGGACCCGTCGGAGATCGAAATCTTGGCGGAGGAAGACGTCGGTGTCGCCCACTGTCCAGGAGCGAACATGAAGCTTCGCTCCGGGTTTTGTCCGGTTTCAGAACTCAGAGAAGCCGGGGTCTCGGTCTCGCTGGCGACCGACGGGCCAGCTTCGAACAACAGTCTCGACATGCTCGAAGAGATGAAACTCGCAACGCTACTCTCTCGTTGCAGACTTGGTACCGTCGACGTGGAAAGTCGGACTATACTCGACATGGCGACACGCGTCGGTGCGGACATTCTTGACGTCGAGGCCGGGCGAATCGAACCTGGGTTCCGTGCCGATATCGCCATCCTCGATGGCGAGGTGTCATCGCTCGTGCCAGTCAACGACCCGGTCTCGAACATCGTGTACTCGGCGAACCGTGAGGCCGTTCGAACTGTGCTGGTCGGGGGAGACATCCTCGTCTCCGAGCGCGAACTGGTGCCGTTCGACGAAGACGAAGTATACGACGCAGCGCGAAAATCCAGCCAACGCATTGCAGACGGGAGGGAACTGGCCTGA
- a CDS encoding sugar phosphate isomerase/epimerase family protein has product MNIGVISGEVGDTDEVLDFWRQTDIDHVEVRMVDGDNVANLSLETVEVVANRFDEIGIDVPCVASPILKTSLVGGDDNPSEYVNYDAKFGVSEQRELADDIGEKANLLGADYVRIFSGWNEDCDWEETLPPLLESVSSILSEYGIQPLLELDHMCNVTTYEQFERISDRVSGDVGVLFDPGNYVLSGRDDVLAELDRIGDGVTHVHVKDVADGECVPLGEGDIPYAELLRRMTEYGIESLSLEALNVDVEMKSEVRKLLELLPDTAQ; this is encoded by the coding sequence ATGAATATTGGTGTAATCTCGGGAGAGGTCGGTGACACCGACGAAGTCCTCGATTTTTGGCGTCAAACGGACATCGACCACGTGGAAGTGCGAATGGTCGATGGAGACAACGTCGCAAACCTCTCTCTAGAGACTGTCGAAGTAGTAGCGAATCGGTTCGACGAGATAGGTATCGACGTCCCGTGCGTTGCGAGTCCGATTCTGAAAACGTCGCTCGTTGGTGGTGACGACAACCCATCCGAGTACGTCAACTACGACGCCAAGTTTGGCGTCTCCGAACAGAGGGAACTCGCCGACGACATCGGCGAGAAGGCAAACCTTCTCGGCGCCGACTACGTACGAATCTTTTCGGGGTGGAACGAAGATTGCGACTGGGAAGAGACGTTACCCCCTCTGCTGGAGTCGGTCTCGTCAATCCTATCCGAATACGGAATACAGCCGCTCCTCGAACTAGATCACATGTGTAACGTGACGACTTACGAGCAATTCGAACGAATAAGCGACCGCGTGTCAGGAGACGTCGGTGTTCTCTTCGATCCTGGGAACTACGTTCTCTCCGGTCGGGATGACGTACTCGCAGAACTCGACCGAATCGGCGATGGCGTAACCCACGTCCATGTCAAGGACGTCGCTGACGGGGAATGCGTACCGCTCGGCGAGGGTGATATACCGTATGCGGAACTCCTTCGACGAATGACCGAGTACGGTATCGAGTCTCTTTCACTAGAAGCACTGAACGTCGACGTAGAGATGAAATCGGAAGTCCGGAAACTACTGGAACTACTCCCGGATACTGCGCAATAA
- a CDS encoding class I SAM-dependent methyltransferase, with amino-acid sequence MEQRKGSWDDWYERVDGDVDEDIVKLASILEDEGKERVLDVGCGAGRHLMYLARHGFDLHGFDFSESAVDALTENLASADFDADVRQANFAEEFVYEDEYFDATIATVSINHADLETIEHAVAEMYRVLKPSGLVYVQLPTYQKLVDLKEDGEEFEKVEPGTVVPLEGPEEGIPHHNFRRDEVMEVFSEFEPMELTKRGDNFCFLARKPDRSTYE; translated from the coding sequence ATGGAGCAAAGGAAAGGGAGTTGGGACGACTGGTACGAGAGGGTAGACGGAGACGTTGACGAAGACATAGTCAAACTCGCGTCGATCCTCGAAGACGAAGGAAAAGAACGTGTCCTCGACGTTGGCTGCGGGGCCGGCCGCCATCTAATGTATCTGGCTCGACATGGCTTCGATCTCCATGGGTTCGACTTCTCGGAATCTGCTGTCGACGCCTTGACGGAGAATCTGGCAAGTGCCGATTTCGATGCGGACGTCCGACAAGCCAACTTCGCGGAAGAGTTCGTCTACGAAGACGAGTACTTCGATGCGACCATCGCGACGGTGTCGATCAACCACGCCGACCTGGAAACGATCGAGCACGCCGTAGCCGAGATGTACCGAGTGTTGAAGCCGTCGGGATTGGTCTACGTCCAGCTGCCCACGTATCAGAAGCTGGTCGACCTCAAAGAAGACGGTGAAGAGTTCGAAAAGGTCGAACCAGGAACCGTCGTTCCGCTGGAAGGTCCCGAAGAAGGCATCCCCCATCACAACTTCCGAAGAGACGAAGTGATGGAGGTCTTCTCCGAGTTCGAACCGATGGAGCTCACGAAACGAGGCGACAACTTCTGCTTCCTGGCACGGAAACCTGACAGGTCGACCTATGAGTGA
- a CDS encoding adenylyltransferase/cytidyltransferase family protein: MIGHIHGRFQPFHDGHLEYVKWAADTADRLIVGITNSDSSHTEKERADSERHRPEANPFRYFERFRMVRDAINDSSVDVPVEIHPFPINRPELWKYYAPESCVHFVYVLEEWHEVKVRRLRERDRQVYTKRKQRDISASQIREAMIDDEDWRTHVPSAVVNRIEAIDGQDRVTELAAGERPD, from the coding sequence ATGATCGGACACATTCATGGCCGGTTCCAGCCGTTCCACGACGGCCACCTTGAGTACGTGAAGTGGGCTGCCGATACTGCAGATCGATTGATCGTGGGGATTACAAACAGCGACTCGTCTCACACGGAGAAAGAACGAGCTGATTCAGAAAGACACCGGCCGGAGGCCAACCCATTTCGATACTTCGAGCGCTTCCGGATGGTTCGGGACGCCATCAACGATTCATCGGTCGACGTCCCAGTCGAGATCCATCCCTTCCCGATCAACAGGCCAGAACTGTGGAAGTACTACGCACCCGAATCGTGTGTCCATTTCGTATACGTCTTGGAAGAGTGGCACGAGGTGAAGGTACGACGACTCCGGGAGCGGGATCGTCAAGTGTACACCAAGCGAAAACAACGAGATATCAGTGCCTCACAGATCCGAGAGGCCATGATCGATGACGAGGATTGGCGGACTCACGTGCCATCGGCCGTCGTCAACCGTATCGAGGCCATTGACGGGCAGGATCGCGTGACGGAGCTCGCAGCTGGCGAACGGCCGGACTGA